The Williamsia sp. DF01-3 genome has a window encoding:
- a CDS encoding phospholipid carrier-dependent glycosyltransferase has translation MPGWQSSDELPGVHAEDLGTSPGAARKVPAPVFGPTDRRRGWIVALIITAIGAITRFANLGSPTDKGTPVFDEKHYVPQAWQVLTGDNWLEDNPAYGLVVHPPVGKWMIAIGEWLFGYDAWGWRFMSAVCGTLMILIVVRLVRRLTRSTLVGAIAGVLMIVDGVTFVASRTGLLDIFQIFFILAALAAIVCDRDQMRARMHKVYSEGRIHDSPYGPRLGFRWWRFAAAIALGLACGTKWSGIYFVIFFIVLSLGFDVAARKAYLVQRPWRGVLLRDVIPTGFSLGVTPVLIYLATFAPWFSSETAVYRYEVGRHIGTGGPFAWVPDAWRSLWYYESGVLSFHSNLTNSAGNHHPWESKPWTWPMGLRPMLYYIEYGPEKCGESECVKAMMFIGTPIMWWLALPMLAWALWRMFIRRDWRYAVVLVGYGAAYLPWFTNLDRQMYFFYATAMAPFLIMGLALCVGDVLAASRRATKYAYEKRLVGAVAVSIYLGLAVANFMWMWPILTGEPISREMWNMQMWLPSWT, from the coding sequence CTGCCCGGGTGGCAATCCTCGGACGAACTACCCGGCGTCCACGCCGAAGACCTCGGCACCAGCCCTGGCGCGGCGCGCAAGGTCCCCGCGCCTGTCTTCGGCCCCACCGATCGCCGGCGTGGCTGGATCGTCGCTCTGATCATCACCGCGATCGGCGCGATCACCCGTTTCGCGAACCTGGGCAGCCCCACCGACAAGGGCACGCCCGTCTTCGACGAGAAGCACTACGTGCCGCAGGCCTGGCAGGTGCTCACCGGCGACAACTGGCTCGAGGACAACCCCGCCTACGGTCTGGTTGTCCACCCACCCGTCGGCAAGTGGATGATCGCCATCGGCGAGTGGCTGTTCGGCTACGACGCCTGGGGCTGGCGGTTCATGTCCGCGGTGTGCGGCACGCTGATGATCCTCATCGTCGTGCGACTGGTCCGTCGACTGACCCGCTCGACGCTTGTCGGCGCGATCGCCGGGGTGCTGATGATCGTCGACGGGGTCACCTTCGTGGCCTCACGGACGGGCTTGCTCGACATCTTCCAGATCTTCTTCATCCTGGCCGCGCTCGCCGCGATCGTCTGCGACCGCGACCAGATGCGGGCCCGGATGCACAAGGTCTACTCCGAGGGCCGGATCCACGACTCGCCGTACGGACCGCGGCTGGGCTTCCGGTGGTGGCGTTTTGCTGCTGCCATCGCCTTGGGCCTCGCCTGCGGCACCAAGTGGTCGGGCATCTACTTCGTCATCTTCTTCATCGTGTTGTCGCTCGGTTTCGACGTGGCGGCGCGCAAGGCCTATCTGGTGCAGCGTCCGTGGCGGGGCGTACTGCTCCGCGATGTGATCCCCACCGGTTTCTCCCTCGGCGTCACCCCCGTGCTGATCTACCTGGCGACGTTCGCTCCGTGGTTCAGTTCCGAGACAGCGGTGTACCGGTACGAGGTGGGCAGGCACATCGGCACCGGTGGGCCCTTCGCGTGGGTTCCCGACGCCTGGCGTTCACTCTGGTACTACGAGTCGGGCGTGCTGTCGTTTCACTCCAACCTCACCAACTCGGCGGGCAACCACCACCCGTGGGAATCGAAGCCGTGGACGTGGCCCATGGGCCTGCGTCCGATGCTGTACTACATCGAGTACGGCCCGGAGAAGTGCGGCGAGTCCGAGTGCGTCAAGGCCATGATGTTCATCGGCACCCCGATCATGTGGTGGCTGGCGTTACCGATGCTCGCGTGGGCACTGTGGCGCATGTTCATCCGGCGCGACTGGCGCTACGCCGTCGTACTGGTGGGATACGGCGCGGCCTACCTGCCCTGGTTCACCAATCTCGACCGCCAGATGTACTTCTTCTACGCCACCGCGATGGCGCCGTTCCTCATCATGGGACTGGCGCTTTGCGTCGGAGATGTGCTCGCCGCAAGTCGCCGCGCCACGAAGTACGCGTACGAGAAGCGGCTGGTCGGTGCAGTCGCGGTCAGCATCTATCTGGGGCTCGCGGTGGCGAACTTCATGTGGATGTGGCCGATCCTCACCGGCGAACCCATTTCCCGCGAGATGTGGAACATGCAGATGTGGTTGCCCAGCTGGACATGA
- a CDS encoding aminodeoxychorismate synthase component I, producing MLRSVELGPGSASDVVRALDFHTRRLGIPGPAALIGDWLDSDAVIAPSIDLRAGVPIPDDPQGFWFGYQGFPDRVSENPLPPAAGGETDNVLELDRTGSWWWTSLNGQECPDWVRASLSEHHSRTWSVTWQPPAQRPHVEAIAQCLEAIRSGEVYQACICTRFNGRFAGSAANYFADGVHFTRPRKAALLHGDWGSVVSFSPETFVHRRGSVVTSSPIKGTLPIDLDPQLLLDSAKDVAENIMIVDLVRNDLGRVALTGTVAVTELLDVHPAPGVWHLVSTVQATVPPSVSNSALIDATFPPASVTGTPKARARELLSEWEQNSRGLYCGAVGVVSPTSGLDLNVAIRTVEIAPDGAAFLGVGGGITIDSDPDGEWQECLDKAAAILGIQPA from the coding sequence GTGTTGCGAAGCGTTGAACTCGGTCCGGGTTCGGCGTCTGATGTGGTGCGTGCCCTGGACTTTCACACCCGGCGGCTCGGGATACCCGGTCCGGCGGCGCTGATCGGCGATTGGCTCGACTCCGATGCCGTCATTGCTCCGTCCATCGACCTTCGGGCCGGCGTCCCGATACCCGATGACCCGCAGGGGTTCTGGTTCGGCTACCAGGGTTTCCCGGATCGCGTGAGCGAGAACCCGTTGCCTCCCGCTGCCGGCGGTGAGACCGACAATGTGCTCGAACTCGACCGGACGGGCAGCTGGTGGTGGACGTCGCTGAACGGTCAGGAGTGTCCGGACTGGGTACGCGCCAGTCTCAGCGAGCATCACAGCCGGACATGGTCGGTCACCTGGCAGCCGCCCGCACAGCGACCACACGTGGAGGCCATTGCGCAGTGCCTCGAGGCCATCCGTTCCGGGGAGGTCTATCAAGCCTGTATCTGCACCCGTTTCAACGGACGGTTCGCAGGTTCGGCGGCCAACTACTTCGCCGACGGCGTGCACTTCACCCGTCCCCGCAAAGCAGCTCTGCTGCATGGTGATTGGGGATCAGTCGTCTCGTTCTCACCCGAGACCTTTGTTCATCGACGAGGATCGGTGGTGACCTCGAGTCCCATCAAGGGCACCCTGCCCATCGACCTCGACCCACAGCTGCTGCTCGACTCGGCCAAGGATGTCGCCGAGAACATCATGATCGTCGATCTCGTGCGCAACGACCTGGGGAGAGTGGCGCTCACCGGCACCGTCGCGGTGACCGAGTTGCTCGACGTGCATCCCGCGCCGGGCGTGTGGCATCTGGTGTCCACGGTGCAGGCAACGGTGCCGCCATCGGTGTCGAACTCGGCGCTGATCGACGCCACGTTTCCACCCGCCTCGGTGACGGGTACGCCGAAAGCCCGTGCTCGCGAATTGCTTTCGGAGTGGGAGCAGAACTCCCGCGGGTTGTACTGCGGGGCCGTCGGAGTGGTCTCCCCCACTTCCGGACTCGACCTGAACGTGGCGATCCGCACCGTGGAGATCGCCCCGGATGGCGCGGCGTTCCTGGGCGTCGGCGGGGGAATCACCATCGACTCCGACCCGGACGGCGAATGGCAGGAGTGCCTGGACAAAGCCGCCGCCATCCTCGGTATCCAGCCCGCCTGA
- the nhaA gene encoding Na+/H+ antiporter NhaA → MFARGSWSEVSRVSSILRKETVGGALLLVATVVALVWANSPWSDAYTSLGETTVGSDALGLHLDLSLATWAADGLLAIFFFVVGLELKREFVAGDLRNPARAALPIAAAIGGMVVPAAIFVAITLSAGDGAVEGWAIPTATDIAFAVAVLAVISTHLPSALRTFLLTLAVVDDLLAITVIAVFYTEDVNVGALALAVLPLALFAVCVQRRIRSWWVLLPLAALTWAFVHESGIHATVAGVLLGFTVPVIRSKAAGGPDAGPGLAEHFEHRIRPISAGFAVPVFAFFAAGVAIGGLSGFTDALRDPIALGIIAGLVLGKPLGIFGTTRLLSAFTRASLDTAIRWIDVLGIAMLAGIGFTVSLLIGDLAYGIGSERDEHVKIGVLTGSLLAAVLAAVLLRIRNRHYRAVCAEESVDDNHDGIPDVYQTPQSR, encoded by the coding sequence ATGTTCGCTCGAGGATCGTGGTCGGAGGTATCACGGGTCTCGTCGATTCTCCGAAAAGAGACCGTCGGCGGGGCCTTGCTACTCGTGGCCACGGTGGTAGCGCTCGTGTGGGCGAACTCGCCGTGGTCCGATGCCTACACGTCGCTGGGTGAGACGACCGTGGGGTCGGACGCGCTGGGGCTGCATCTCGACCTGAGTCTGGCGACCTGGGCGGCCGACGGGCTGCTCGCCATCTTCTTCTTTGTCGTCGGCCTCGAACTCAAACGGGAGTTCGTCGCCGGCGATCTCCGCAATCCTGCGCGTGCCGCGCTCCCGATCGCCGCGGCCATCGGCGGCATGGTGGTGCCCGCAGCGATCTTCGTGGCCATCACCTTGTCGGCCGGCGACGGCGCCGTCGAAGGGTGGGCCATCCCCACGGCCACCGACATCGCCTTCGCTGTCGCGGTGCTGGCCGTCATCTCCACCCATCTGCCTTCCGCGCTACGCACATTCCTGTTGACCCTCGCCGTCGTCGACGACCTACTCGCGATCACCGTCATCGCGGTGTTCTACACCGAGGACGTCAACGTGGGAGCGCTCGCGCTCGCGGTGCTGCCGCTCGCCTTGTTCGCGGTCTGTGTTCAGCGACGCATCCGGTCCTGGTGGGTCCTCCTCCCACTCGCCGCGTTGACGTGGGCGTTTGTACACGAGTCGGGTATCCACGCAACCGTGGCCGGCGTGCTCCTCGGGTTCACCGTCCCGGTGATCCGCAGCAAGGCAGCCGGAGGTCCCGACGCAGGGCCCGGCCTCGCCGAACACTTCGAGCACCGGATCAGGCCCATCTCCGCCGGCTTCGCGGTCCCGGTGTTCGCGTTCTTCGCCGCGGGCGTTGCCATCGGCGGTCTGTCCGGGTTCACCGACGCCCTGCGAGATCCGATCGCACTGGGCATCATCGCCGGGCTTGTTCTGGGTAAGCCGCTGGGGATCTTCGGCACCACCCGACTGCTGTCAGCCTTCACCCGCGCGAGCCTGGACACGGCGATTCGCTGGATCGATGTCCTCGGCATCGCGATGCTGGCCGGTATCGGATTCACCGTGTCCCTGCTCATCGGCGACCTTGCCTACGGCATCGGCTCCGAACGCGACGAACACGTGAAGATCGGCGTGCTCACCGGCTCACTGCTGGCCGCGGTACTCGCGGCAGTCCTGCTGCGCATCCGCAACCGGCACTACCGGGCCGTCTGTGCCGAAGAAAGTGTCGATGACAACCACGACGGCATCCCGGACGTCTATCAGACGCCGCAGTCCCGCTGA
- the rsmI gene encoding 16S rRNA (cytidine(1402)-2'-O)-methyltransferase, giving the protein MNSPQPQGQLVLAATPMGRIDDASPRLREALATADVVAAEDTRRAKALAAGLGVTIGGRVVSYYDQVEVKRTPALVDEVRSGATVLVITDAGMPSVSDPGYRLVVACIEADLPVTCLPGPSAVTTALAVSGLPVERFCFDGFAPRKSGQRRSWFTEYIDEARTVVFFEAPHRLADCLLDAVAVLGPDRRAAVCRELTKTYEEVRRGSLGELAEWAAQGIRGEITVILDGAVAGEPDIDALVARVEEVVAGGVRLKDACAQFAAKTGASRRELYEAVLASRES; this is encoded by the coding sequence ATGAACTCTCCGCAGCCACAAGGCCAACTCGTACTCGCCGCGACCCCGATGGGACGCATCGATGACGCGTCCCCCCGCCTCCGAGAGGCGCTGGCCACTGCCGACGTGGTGGCCGCGGAGGACACCCGCCGCGCGAAGGCGCTGGCTGCGGGATTGGGCGTGACCATCGGCGGCCGGGTGGTGAGCTATTACGACCAGGTCGAGGTGAAGCGAACCCCGGCCCTGGTGGACGAGGTGCGGTCGGGCGCCACCGTTCTGGTGATCACCGATGCCGGCATGCCGTCGGTCTCCGACCCGGGTTATCGGCTGGTGGTCGCGTGCATCGAGGCGGATCTGCCGGTCACGTGCCTGCCAGGACCGTCCGCGGTGACCACCGCGCTGGCCGTGTCGGGTCTACCGGTGGAGCGCTTCTGCTTCGACGGCTTCGCTCCCCGCAAGTCAGGGCAACGTCGATCGTGGTTCACCGAGTACATCGACGAGGCGCGCACCGTTGTCTTCTTCGAGGCACCACACCGGCTCGCGGACTGTCTGCTCGACGCGGTGGCTGTGCTGGGGCCCGACCGTCGCGCCGCGGTGTGCCGCGAGCTCACCAAGACGTACGAAGAGGTGCGCCGTGGGTCGCTCGGCGAGCTCGCGGAGTGGGCGGCCCAGGGTATCCGCGGCGAGATCACCGTGATTCTCGACGGCGCGGTAGCGGGCGAACCGGACATCGATGCGCTTGTGGCGCGCGTCGAAGAAGTTGTCGCCGGTGGAGTGCGCCTCAAAGATGCCTGTGCCCAGTTCGCGGCGAAGACAGGTGCCTCGCGCCGCGAACTGTACGAGGCGGTGCTTGCGAGCCGCGAGAGCTGA
- the metG gene encoding methionine--tRNA ligase, which translates to MASASKPPFYITTAIAYPNGAPHIGHAYEYIAADAIARFKRLDGYDVLFVTGTDEHGQKMQQTAEKEGIETRALADRNSAAFRTLQETLGSSFDRFIRTTDADHHVASQAIWERMVAAGDIYLDKYSGWYSIRDEAFYSESDTTVNEDGTRVSTETQTPVEWTEEEAYFFRLSAYQDKLLDLYEQHPEFIGPGTRRNEVSSFVRGGLRDLSVSRTTFDWGVQVPGHDDHVMYVWVDALTNYITAAGYPDTDSERWKKFWPADLHIIGKDIIRFHCVYWPAFLMSAGIELPKRVYAHGFLLNSGEKMSKSIGNVVDPYVLVNEFGLDPIRFFCLREVPFGQDGSYSHEAIVARVNADLANELGNLAQRTLSMVGKYFDGVLPAPAALTDADTTLLDKADGLLARVRTEMDQQAIHTALEVIWEVLGDTNKYISVEQPWKLAKTDLERTGTVLYVCAEVVRITTLLAQPAMPDSTSTLLDLLAVKQDSRTFESIGERLTAGTALPKPTPVFPRYELPKS; encoded by the coding sequence ATGGCTTCTGCATCGAAACCGCCGTTTTACATCACCACGGCCATCGCTTACCCCAACGGGGCACCACACATCGGGCACGCGTACGAGTACATCGCCGCGGACGCCATCGCCCGGTTCAAACGACTCGACGGCTACGACGTGTTGTTCGTCACCGGCACCGACGAGCACGGACAGAAGATGCAGCAGACCGCCGAGAAGGAAGGCATCGAGACCCGGGCCCTCGCCGATCGGAACTCCGCAGCGTTCCGCACCTTGCAGGAGACCCTCGGTAGCAGCTTCGACCGGTTCATCCGGACCACCGACGCCGACCACCATGTCGCGTCGCAGGCCATCTGGGAACGAATGGTCGCGGCCGGCGACATCTACCTCGACAAATACTCGGGCTGGTACTCGATCCGGGATGAGGCCTTCTACTCCGAGTCCGACACCACCGTGAACGAAGACGGTACGAGGGTCTCGACCGAAACCCAGACGCCGGTGGAGTGGACCGAAGAAGAGGCGTACTTCTTCCGACTGTCCGCCTATCAGGACAAACTGCTGGACCTCTACGAGCAGCACCCGGAGTTCATCGGCCCGGGCACGCGCCGCAACGAGGTGTCGAGCTTTGTCCGCGGCGGTCTGCGCGATCTGTCGGTGTCGCGCACCACCTTCGACTGGGGCGTGCAGGTCCCCGGTCACGACGACCACGTCATGTACGTCTGGGTCGACGCGCTGACCAACTACATCACCGCTGCGGGCTATCCCGACACCGACTCGGAGCGATGGAAAAAGTTCTGGCCCGCCGATCTGCACATCATCGGCAAGGACATCATCCGCTTCCACTGTGTGTACTGGCCTGCTTTTCTGATGAGCGCCGGCATCGAACTGCCCAAACGTGTGTACGCGCACGGATTCCTGCTCAACAGCGGCGAGAAGATGAGCAAATCGATCGGCAATGTCGTCGATCCGTACGTCCTGGTGAACGAGTTCGGTCTCGACCCCATCCGCTTCTTCTGTCTGCGGGAGGTGCCGTTCGGACAGGACGGGTCCTACAGTCACGAGGCCATCGTCGCGCGGGTCAATGCGGACCTCGCCAACGAACTGGGCAATCTCGCGCAGCGAACACTGTCCATGGTCGGCAAGTACTTCGACGGTGTCCTGCCGGCACCCGCCGCCCTCACCGACGCCGACACCACGTTGCTGGACAAGGCCGACGGCCTGCTGGCTCGCGTGCGCACGGAAATGGATCAGCAAGCCATCCACACCGCGCTCGAGGTGATCTGGGAGGTCCTCGGCGACACCAACAAGTACATCTCCGTCGAACAGCCGTGGAAGCTCGCGAAGACCGATCTCGAACGCACCGGCACCGTGCTGTACGTCTGCGCGGAGGTCGTTCGGATCACCACACTGCTGGCGCAGCCGGCCATGCCGGACTCAACGAGCACGCTTCTCGATCTCCTTGCCGTCAAGCAGGATTCGCGCACTTTCGAGTCCATCGGAGAGCGGTTGACCGCCGGAACGGCGCTTCCGAAGCCGACGCCCGTCTTCCCCCGGTACGAACTCCCCAAGAGCTGA
- a CDS encoding BCCT family transporter: protein MALTTETTDAVPTPDVRGPKPRIDLVVFGVTAAAVIAFVIWGLLDKESLNTRTQDLLAWITDNLGWVFILSATFFVLFAIFMAVSKYGKIPLGRDGEKPEYNTVSWIAMMFSAGMGIGLMFYGANEPLTHFVTAPPGTSQNDVGVAMATTMFHWGFHPWAMYAVVGLAIAYSTYRCGRGQLVSAVFAPILGHRANGWGGKVIDILAIFATLFGTVASLGLGAAQIGSGFVEVGWINDPSKLLLVAIIAVLTAAFVASAVSGVAKGIQWLSNTNMVLAIVLALFIFVVGPTVFILNVLPTSIGTYLNDITSFSARSGATVDSEGETWLAGWTIFYWAWWVSWTPFVGMFLAKISRGRTIRQFVIGVLLVPTIVSLLWFAIFGGTAIRQQQDGKGLADASSAESQLFDMLGNLPLTGIASVLVMVLVAIFFVSGADAASLVMGTLSERGAHEPSKGVTIFWGVLTGAVAALLLWASGDDALNGIKTMAIIAALPFVIVMIFMCVSLYMDLRRDPLIVAQRNYDTQVDHTLRTHANILAGDDEANDVLPSDQFPAITPDQLRKSPDQLK, encoded by the coding sequence ATGGCATTGACCACTGAAACCACCGATGCGGTTCCGACTCCGGATGTTCGGGGTCCCAAACCGCGGATTGACCTAGTTGTCTTCGGGGTCACCGCTGCTGCAGTGATCGCGTTTGTCATCTGGGGTCTGCTCGACAAAGAGAGCCTGAACACCAGGACGCAGGACCTCCTGGCCTGGATCACCGACAACCTCGGTTGGGTGTTCATCCTGTCGGCCACCTTTTTCGTACTGTTCGCCATCTTCATGGCGGTCAGCAAATACGGCAAGATCCCACTGGGCCGTGACGGGGAGAAGCCCGAGTACAACACCGTCAGCTGGATTGCGATGATGTTCAGCGCCGGCATGGGTATCGGCCTGATGTTCTACGGCGCGAACGAGCCCCTCACGCACTTTGTGACCGCACCGCCCGGAACCTCGCAGAACGACGTGGGCGTCGCCATGGCAACCACCATGTTCCACTGGGGTTTCCACCCATGGGCGATGTACGCGGTGGTCGGCCTGGCCATCGCCTACAGCACCTACCGGTGTGGCCGAGGACAACTGGTCAGTGCCGTCTTCGCTCCCATCCTCGGCCACCGTGCCAACGGCTGGGGCGGCAAGGTCATCGACATCCTCGCGATCTTCGCGACCCTGTTCGGTACGGTCGCCTCCCTGGGACTCGGTGCCGCGCAGATCGGTTCGGGATTCGTGGAGGTCGGCTGGATCAACGACCCGTCGAAGTTGTTGCTGGTGGCCATCATCGCGGTGCTGACCGCAGCATTCGTCGCATCCGCGGTGTCGGGCGTAGCCAAGGGCATCCAGTGGCTGTCCAACACCAATATGGTCTTGGCAATCGTGTTGGCGCTGTTCATCTTCGTCGTCGGGCCCACGGTCTTCATCCTGAACGTGCTGCCCACCAGCATCGGCACCTACCTCAACGACATCACCTCGTTCTCGGCTCGATCAGGCGCCACCGTCGACAGCGAGGGCGAGACCTGGCTTGCCGGCTGGACCATCTTCTACTGGGCGTGGTGGGTGTCCTGGACGCCTTTCGTCGGTATGTTCCTGGCCAAGATCAGCCGTGGCCGCACCATCCGCCAATTCGTGATCGGCGTGCTGCTGGTCCCGACGATCGTCTCGCTGCTGTGGTTCGCCATCTTCGGTGGGACGGCGATACGACAACAACAGGACGGCAAGGGACTGGCCGACGCCAGTTCGGCGGAGAGTCAGCTCTTCGACATGCTCGGCAACCTGCCACTGACCGGCATCGCATCGGTGCTCGTGATGGTGCTCGTCGCGATCTTCTTCGTGTCCGGTGCGGACGCGGCCTCGTTGGTGATGGGCACTCTGTCCGAACGGGGAGCGCACGAACCGAGCAAGGGCGTCACCATCTTCTGGGGCGTATTGACCGGAGCTGTTGCCGCACTGCTGTTGTGGGCCAGTGGTGACGACGCGCTCAACGGCATCAAGACGATGGCCATCATCGCCGCGCTGCCGTTTGTCATCGTGATGATCTTCATGTGCGTGTCTCTCTACATGGACCTGCGCCGCGATCCGCTCATCGTTGCCCAGCGCAATTACGACACCCAGGTCGACCACACGCTGCGGACGCACGCGAACATCCTGGCCGGCGACGACGAGGCCAACGACGTGCTGCCTTCGGATCAGTTCCCGGCGATCACACCTGACCAGTTGCGGAAGTCTCCCGATCAACTGAAGTGA